One Hermetia illucens chromosome 4, iHerIll2.2.curated.20191125, whole genome shotgun sequence DNA segment encodes these proteins:
- the LOC119654155 gene encoding uncharacterized protein K02A2.6-like, producing the protein MLERQLRDRFATGLNHPRLEVELKQRWPELKTFDDIEGIENEVSFAEVFKIALSRELAEKDIVESECAEVKKIVKRRSKIGKRIRILSEEQCLRCGAREKHSKDNCKAVNHNCEACGKRGHYGSCCIRKGRAKLIARDKKKQQRIYNVKNSDTSISSCEQVFKVMSAIAKKRNIDVKINGVTCTMDWDPGASVSIISTDFWKQIGSPTLKGKPKLRAYGNFDLPCQGEATVTVTLNKRPRSLKVVVVDNANPMLFGLEWNEAFNLPLPEPVYNVDRVNNHVQPTTIPLHQKLNDILEENKQLFEEGLGKINNYQVKIHVKETATPIHIPARPVRFGIQKSVEFELERLQQLGIISPVDPNETPIEWATPTVNVVKRNGNIRICGDFRVTLNPALVTIRHPVPTFENIRQQRAKGENIMTPGISSAPGTFQNYMENLLAGIPNVAIYFDDIGITGPDEDSHLRSLREVFKRLREAGFRIEKNKCSFFQDSIDYLGHQFNRKGIYPVEDKLIAIKNAAIPTNKKELRSFLGLVNFYEKFIPNLHGACSELHALTASARHLTPYDHTKPLYLATDASDVGLGAVLYHQDEANNELTIAYASRKFNEAEQKYATIDKEALAIFFAVKKFDPYLRGTKFTLITDHKPLQHLLGDKRNLQKIVNNRLTRWALMLGAYNYDIQYRQGKYNILADCLSRLPNAHEAISEEAQKIHKIYAVIQTRKLDDIVLTEQELRKQTKHNLILRRVIELIERHWPDTKCINNELKPYYDKREELSYENGILMWQGRIIVPDNLQEVTLRHLHRGHPGIGSMRASARYYVWWPNIDKDVEHTVKSWMACQRQRPKQSELPIYFWSLPEHCWQRLHVDFAGPFEGKMWIVLVDALSKWVEADVLYAATTRTLCEFLEEKFITFGYPEIIVSDNGSQFTSEEFRNYCQSHGIKHVTSSPYHPKTNGLAERFVRTFKERMKASEYDGLSQRQCLRTFLFTYRNTPHSFTGKAPSEFLLGRRLRTLFDNLKPNVRRELHFKHVKQNLQAEQSNREFQPAQPVFVKTDIEKMWEPANIVERTNRYSYRVRTKDGVERRRHADHIRERRVIPPSIDFRDVSDFKRNSFHYQSASPTANDEQEHQQSMQPAIPSHENGNMSEQGQHTEAQQIEHPVRRSQRLRNRPKRLVEEM; encoded by the exons ATGCTAGAACGTCAATTACGTGATCGGTTTGCAACGGGTCTCAACCATCCCCGACTTGAAGTGGAATTGAAACAAAGGTGGCCAGAGCTAAAAACATTCGATGATATTGAAGGCATAGAAAACGAAGTGTCGTTCGCGGAAGTTTTCAAAATAGCGCTATCAAGAGAGTTGGCGGAAAAAGACATTGTAGAAAGTGAATGCGCGGAAGTGAAAAAGATAGTAAAACGTCGTTCGAAAATCGGTAAGCGGATCCGAATTTTGTCGGAAGAACAATGTTTAAGATGTGGTGCGCGCGAAAAACATTCAAAAGACAACTGCAAGGCGGTGAATCACAATTGTGAAGCGTGTGGCAAACGTGGACATTACGGGTCGTGCTGTATAAGAAAAGGCAGAGCTAAATTGATCGCGAgagacaaaaagaaacaacagcgtATTTACAACGTAAAAAATAGTGATACATCTATTTCGAGTTGTGAGCAAGTTTTTAAAGTAATGAGTGCCATTGCTAAGAAAAGAAACATTGACGTTAAGATAAACGGTGTCACGTGTACGATGGATTGGGATCCGGGCGCGTCAGTTTCCATTATAAGTACAGATTTTTGGAAACAGATCGGATCACCAACGCTTAAAGGGAAGCCAAAACTACGGGCTTATGGCAATTTCGATTTACCTTGCCAAGGGGAAGCTACAGTGACAGTGACGCTGAACAAGCGACCGCGATCTTTGAAAGTAGTCGTGGTGGACAACGCGAATCCAATGTTATTTGGCTTAGAGTGGAATGAAGCCTTCAATTTGCCACTGCCCGAACCAGTGTACAACGTAGATCGTGTCAACAACCACGTGCAGCCGACAACGATACCACTGCATCAGAAGTTAAATGACATATTGGAAGAGAACAAGCAGCTATTCGAAGAAGGActgggaaaaataaataactaccAAGTTAAAATTCACGTAAAGGAAACAGCAACACCAATACATATTCCAGCCAGGCCAGTCCGATTCGGAATTCAAAAAAGCGTGGAATTCGAACTTGAAAGGTTACAGCAGCTTGGAATTATCTCACCTGTTGACCCCAACGAAACACCGATCGAATGGGCAACACCCACTGTCAACGTGGTTAAACGAAACGGAAATATACGTATTTGTGGTGATTTTCGTGTTACACTGAATCCAGCACTAGTAACAATACGACATCCAGTACCAACATTCGAAAACATCCGTCAGCAGCGTGCCAAGGGTGAGAA TATAATGACTCCTGGTATATCGAGTGCACCcggaacatttcaaaattatatggaaaatcTACTTGCTGGCATACCCAACGTTGCAATCTACTTCGACGACATAGGCATTACAGGTCCAGATGAAGATAGCCATCTAAGATCATTAAGAGAAGTTTTTAAACGTCTGCGTGAAGCTGGTTTTCGTATCGAAAAGAACAAATGTAGCTTTTTTCAAGACAGTATCGACTATTTGGGCCATCAATTCAACCGAAAAGGGATCTATCCAGTGGAAGACAAGCTGATAGCAATCAAAAATGCTGCAATACCCACTAACAAGAAGGAGTTACGATCCTTTCTGGGATTGGTCAATTTTTACGAAAAATTCATACCCAACTTACATGGAGCATGTTCCGAACTACATGCATTAACAGCTAGCGCCCGTCATCTAACTCCTTACGATCACACAAAACCGCTTTATTTGGCAACAGACGCATCCGATGTAGGCCTTGGTGCTGTTTTATATCATCAGGACGAGGCTAACAACGAGTTAACTATCGCCTACGCGTCACGAAAATTCAACGAAGCAGAACAAAAATACGCTACCATTGACAAGGAGGCATTAGCAATATTTTTCGCCGTGAAGAAATTTGATCCATATTTACGTGGGACAAAGTTTACATTAATTACGGATCACAAGCCGCTTCAACACCTGTTGGGAGACAaacgaaatttgcaaaaaatcgtAAACAACCGTCTGACGAGATGGGCACTAATGTTAGGTGCATACAATTACGATATACAGTATCGTCAAGGCAAATACAATATTCTAGCTGATTGCTTATCACGCTTACCAAACGCACATGAAGCAATTTCGGAGGAAGCGCAGaagattcataaaatttatgcGGTAATTCAAACACGGAAGCTTGATGATATTGTACTAACAGAACAGGAACTTAGGAAGCAGACGAAACATAACCTAATATTACGACGAGTAATTGAGTTAATTGAGCGTCACTGGCCAGACACGAAGTGTATCAACAACGAGCTGAAACCATACTACGACAAACGGGAGGAACTATCATACGAAAACGGTATTTTGATGTGGCAAGGACGAATTATCGTGCCCGATAATCTTCAAGAAGTAACATTGAGGCATCTTCATAGAGGGCATCCAGGCATTGGCTCTATGCGTGCGTCAGCGAGGTACTATGTATGGTGGCCGAACATCGACAAGGACGTGGAACATACAGTGAAATCATGGATGGCATGTCAACGGCAACGCCCAAAACAATCTGAACTGCCAATCTACTTTTGGTCCCTGCCAGAGCATTGTTGGCAACGACTGCATGTGGACTTTGCAGGTCCCTTCGAAGGAAAAATGTGGATTGtgcttgttgatgctttatcaaaGTGGGTAGAAGCAGATGTACTTTATGCTGCCACCACAAGAACTTTGTGCGAATTCCTAGAGGAGAAGTTTATAACATTTGGTTATCCGGAAATTATCGTGTCGGATAATGGTAGTCAATTTACGTCAGAAGAGTTTCGAAATTATTGTCAAAGTCATGGAATAAAACATGTAACGTCTTCACCGTACCATCCGAAAACCAACGGACTAGCCGAACGATTCGTACGAACATTCAAGGAGCGTATGAAAGCCAGTGAATATGATGGTTTATCACAACGTCAGTGCTTGCGCACATTTCTATTTACATATCGAAACACACCACACTCCTTTACAGGGAAGGCACCATCTGAATTTTTGCTAGGTCGACGCCTGCGAACTTTATTTGACAATCTGAAGCCTAATGTACGGCGAGAGTTGCATTTTAaacatgtaaaacaaaatcttcaagCAGAGCAGTCTAACAGAGAGTTCCAACCAGCACAACCAGTATTCGTAAAGACAGACATCGAGAAAATGTGGGAACCAGCCAACATAGTCGAAAGAACAAATCGATATTCCTACCGTGTTCGAACAAAGGACGGTGTAGAAAGAAGACGACATGCAGATCATATCCGAGAACGGAGGGTAATACCACCATCAATCGACTTCCGGGATGTTTCAGATtttaagcgaaacagtttccatTACCAATCTGCAAGCCCGACAGCAAATGATGAACAGGAACATCAGCAGTCTATGCAGCCCGCTATACCGTCGCATGAAAACGGAAACATGAGTGAACAAGGACAACACACCGAAGCACAACAAATTGAACATCCAGTACGGCGAAGCCAACGGCTAAGAAATCGACCCAAGAGACTAGTCGAAGAGATGTAA